One Diabrotica virgifera virgifera chromosome 3, PGI_DIABVI_V3a genomic window carries:
- the LOC126882569 gene encoding uncharacterized protein LOC126882569: MEAISRTATVQRWRRPAGQQRSKLEAISGTATDSDGPRWRRSAGQQRSKGGGGQPDSNGPRWRRSAGQQRSKVEAVSGTATVQGGGDQRDSNGPRWKRSAGQQWSKVESISGTATVQGRGGQRDSNGPRWRRSAGQQRSKVETVSGTAMVQGGVDQRDSNGPR; this comes from the exons ATGGAGGCGATCAGCAGGACAGCAACCGTCCAAAGGTGGAGGCGGCCAGCGGGACAACAACGGTCCAAGTTGGAAGctatcagcgggacagcaacg GACAGcgacggtccaaggtggaggcgatcagcgggacagcaacggtccaaagGTGGAGGCGGCCAGccggacagcaacggtccaaggtggaggcgatcagcgggacagcaacggtccaaggtggaggcggtcagcgggacagcgacggtccaaggtggaggcgatcagcgggacagcaacggtccaaggtggaaacggtcagcgggacagcaatggtccaaggtggagtcgatcagcgggacagcaacggtccaaggtagaggcggtcagcgggacagcaacggtccaaggtggaggcgatcagcgggacagcaacggtccaaggtggagacggtcagcgggacagcaatggtccaaggtggagtcgatcagcgggacagcaacggtccaaggtag